One stretch of Legionella birminghamensis DNA includes these proteins:
- a CDS encoding HisA/HisF-related TIM barrel protein — MNIIPAIDLQNGQCVRLCRGDFSQTTIYPQSASQLAALYRQKGATRLHIVDLDGARTGSLQQLELIAPLLSSNLSLQVGGGIRSLETVKQCLDAGIQKIVLGSIAIHDMEKTSTIIRFAGAERVVLALDIRWVDGLPLLTSHGWQQSTNLSLWELVDVYAQINIKEILCTNVDCDGMMQGPDFLLYQEAIRRFPQIQWQASGGIRGDADLRCLEQQGLSAAILGRMLYETDFDLSAYTGRELLC, encoded by the coding sequence ATGAATATTATTCCCGCGATTGATTTACAAAATGGACAATGCGTTCGCTTATGCCGGGGCGATTTTTCACAAACAACAATTTATCCGCAATCAGCAAGCCAGTTAGCGGCGCTTTACCGGCAAAAGGGAGCAACCCGCCTGCACATTGTGGATCTGGATGGCGCGCGTACAGGGTCTCTTCAACAGCTTGAATTAATTGCTCCGCTGTTATCCTCCAATTTGTCCCTGCAGGTTGGCGGCGGAATACGTTCACTTGAAACAGTAAAACAATGCCTTGATGCCGGCATTCAAAAAATTGTTTTGGGCAGTATTGCTATCCACGATATGGAGAAGACATCTACCATCATCCGCTTCGCTGGTGCAGAACGGGTTGTGCTGGCATTGGATATCCGCTGGGTAGATGGGCTTCCCTTGCTAACCAGCCATGGCTGGCAGCAATCGACTAACCTAAGCTTATGGGAGTTGGTTGATGTGTATGCACAAATAAATATAAAAGAGATTTTATGCACTAATGTCGATTGCGACGGCATGATGCAAGGACCTGACTTCTTACTTTATCAGGAAGCGATTCGGCGTTTTCCACAGATCCAATGGCAGGCTTCCGGCGGAATCCGCGGCGACGCCGATCTCCGCTGTTTGGAACAGCAAGGCTTGTCAGCAGCCATTCTCGGAAGAATGCTTTACGAAACAGACTTTGACTTGTCTGCTTACACCGGGAGGGAATTACTATGCTAA
- the hisF gene encoding imidazole glycerol phosphate synthase subunit HisF: MLTKRLIPCLDVCNQQVVKGVQFRNHRIIGDILPLATYYSEAGADELVFYDITASSEDRAVSLDWIEAIAKTINIPFTVAGGIRTLEKGRAILNAGADKLSINSPALENPQLIDELAKEFGSQCVVLGIDSQWLEDDYYVFQYTGDPDKTLNSRRRTVEWVKEVQERGAGEIVLNCMQSDGVKKGYDIRQLQQLRAQIHVPLIASGGAGAAADFVNVFKQAQVDGALAASIFHDKIASICDIKQLLAENNIEVRL, translated from the coding sequence ATGCTAACTAAACGTCTGATTCCCTGCCTTGATGTCTGTAATCAGCAAGTGGTGAAGGGGGTTCAATTCAGAAATCACCGCATTATCGGCGATATTCTGCCTTTGGCAACTTATTATTCAGAAGCAGGCGCTGACGAACTGGTGTTTTATGATATCACCGCCAGCAGCGAGGATCGTGCGGTCTCTCTTGACTGGATAGAAGCAATTGCTAAAACAATTAATATCCCCTTTACTGTTGCTGGCGGCATCCGTACACTTGAGAAAGGGCGGGCTATTTTGAATGCAGGGGCTGATAAACTTTCCATTAACAGCCCTGCTCTCGAAAATCCGCAACTTATTGACGAGTTAGCGAAGGAATTCGGAAGCCAGTGTGTGGTACTCGGGATTGATAGCCAATGGCTGGAAGATGATTATTATGTATTTCAATACACAGGCGATCCGGACAAAACCTTAAACTCCAGACGCAGAACTGTGGAATGGGTTAAAGAAGTCCAGGAAAGAGGGGCAGGAGAAATCGTTTTAAACTGCATGCAATCAGACGGTGTCAAAAAAGGTTACGACATCCGCCAATTGCAACAATTAAGAGCGCAAATTCATGTCCCGCTAATTGCTTCCGGCGGTGCAGGTGCGGCTGCAGATTTTGTGAATGTATTCAAACAGGCTCAGGTCGATGGAGCACTCGCGGCAAGTATTTTTCACGACAAAATCGCAAGTATCTGTGACATTAAACAATTGCTTGCGGAAAATAATATTGAGGTTAGGTTATGA
- the hisIE gene encoding bifunctional phosphoribosyl-AMP cyclohydrolase/phosphoribosyl-ATP diphosphatase HisIE produces MNHIDNTLLDWEKMNNLIPAIIQHADNGDILMLGYMDPQALEITQVTRKLTLYSRSKKRIWRKGESSGNSMDVISLAVDCDGDSLLVQVLPTGPACHLGYTTCYKPVTSAKINFLASLADIIQTRGDQQEGISYTAQLVQSGVARCAQKVGEEAVETVIAAVEGHKDAVIEETADLLFHILVMLKACELDLYQVIDCLQQRHLPALQRE; encoded by the coding sequence ATGAATCATATTGATAATACATTATTAGACTGGGAAAAAATGAACAATCTGATTCCCGCTATCATCCAGCATGCCGACAATGGCGATATTCTCATGCTAGGTTATATGGATCCCCAGGCACTAGAAATTACCCAGGTTACCCGAAAACTGACCTTATACAGCCGCAGTAAAAAACGAATCTGGCGAAAAGGCGAAAGCTCAGGCAACTCCATGGATGTGATTTCATTAGCGGTTGACTGTGACGGCGACAGCCTGTTGGTGCAGGTGCTACCTACAGGACCCGCTTGCCACCTGGGTTATACTACCTGCTATAAACCGGTGACCTCGGCAAAAATAAACTTTCTGGCGAGTCTTGCTGACATCATCCAGACACGAGGCGACCAGCAGGAAGGGATTAGTTATACTGCACAACTTGTGCAGTCCGGGGTAGCACGATGCGCCCAGAAAGTCGGCGAAGAAGCAGTCGAAACGGTTATTGCTGCTGTGGAAGGACATAAGGATGCAGTAATCGAAGAAACCGCTGATTTACTCTTCCATATTCTGGTGATGCTAAAAGCCTGCGAGCTTGATCTCTATCAAGTTATTGATTGCCTGCAGCAAAGACATCTTCCGGCTTTGCAGCGCGAGTAG
- the mfd gene encoding transcription-repair coupling factor has product MQNSILQYPSLDRKQHWGSLYGCSLALALSEYCQKEAGVKLLITPDTLTANQLMSELRFFLGQSNYELLYFPDWETLPYDHFSPHQDIISERLLTLNRLQQSTKAIVVASAPTLMHRLCPPEFLHQYAFVLEQGQTLDLAHFRSQLQNGGYHSVNKVLEHGEYAVRGSIIDMFPMGSSSPFRIELFDDEIESLRQFDTETQRTIAKVEKIEILPAREFPLNEASITLFRRNFREQFSGNPSQSPVYESVSNHQYPSGIEYYLPLFFNQTVTFFDYLPENANICLIQNIPEETERFWQELKLRYEQRRYDISRPILAPEQVFISPTDLLTTVNTYKQLRAWQHPIDRKGAVFNFPIAEAPSLPIDRQSQQPLHRLREYLSQAERRHLIVVESAGRREVLLDLLRQTGVTANPLSDWQSFIDSDALITITTGPLIEGAELLDAQMAIIVEAQLFGEQAIPQRRSTQKTVDPDLVIRDLAELRLHAPVVHIQFGVGRYQGLKTLEANGSINEFLVLSYAGDDKIYVPVTSLHLISRYTGMDSEHAPLHKLGSDQWQKEKKKATEKIHDVAIELLDVYAKREAQPGFVYQFDSHDYQRFASGFPFTETTDQLNAINAIIHDMQSPRPMDRLICGDVGFGKTEVAMRAAFLAVQNSKQVCVLVPTTLLAGQHFENFRDRFADFPVNIELLSRFRSGKESNQVIDGLKSGKIDIVIGTHKLFSKGIDFKNLGLLIIDEEHRFGVKQKEHIKSLRTHIDILSMTATPIPRTLNMAMGGIRDISLIATPPAKRLAIKTFWQEKQNTVLREAILREILRGGQVYFLHNNVQTIDNTAQELQEMLPEAKVRTAHGQMRERELEKIMSDFYHHRFNVLVCTTIIETGIDIPTANTIIIDRADKFGLAQLHQLRGRVGRSHHQAYAYLFTPNEKLLTPDAVKRLEAIVSLEDLGAGFTLATHDLEIRGAGELLGEEQSGNMQAVGFHLFMEMLDKAVHDLKSGKTPELGGPLQQGPEIDLRLSAILPEKYIADIHTRLIMYKRIANAGDKEQLRDLQIEMIDRFGLLPPQAKYLLGVTELKLMAAQLGINKINAAQQQGKIEFGETPRINTGALINLIQVHSKRYQLDGPSKLKFTLDSQSHEERILEIKNLLVKLSIEGTV; this is encoded by the coding sequence ATGCAAAACTCCATACTTCAATACCCATCCCTTGATCGCAAACAACACTGGGGAAGCCTTTATGGCTGCAGTCTGGCGCTTGCCTTGTCGGAATATTGCCAGAAAGAAGCCGGGGTTAAATTACTTATTACGCCAGATACCCTGACAGCCAATCAATTAATGTCGGAACTACGTTTCTTTCTTGGGCAGTCCAATTACGAGTTGCTGTATTTTCCAGATTGGGAAACATTGCCCTATGATCACTTTTCTCCCCATCAGGATATTATTTCTGAGCGGCTGCTTACATTAAACCGCCTTCAGCAATCCACTAAGGCCATTGTTGTTGCTTCTGCACCAACCTTAATGCACCGGCTTTGCCCTCCCGAATTCCTGCATCAATATGCGTTTGTCCTGGAGCAAGGCCAAACGCTCGACCTCGCCCACTTTAGAAGCCAGTTACAAAATGGCGGTTACCATTCTGTCAATAAAGTATTAGAGCATGGCGAATACGCCGTACGCGGCTCCATTATTGATATGTTCCCCATGGGAAGCAGCAGCCCATTCAGAATTGAGCTATTTGACGACGAAATTGAAAGCCTGCGTCAGTTTGATACCGAGACACAGCGGACCATTGCCAAAGTCGAAAAAATTGAAATTCTGCCTGCCCGGGAATTTCCGCTTAATGAGGCCAGTATTACTCTCTTTCGCAGAAACTTCCGTGAGCAATTTTCGGGCAACCCCAGTCAAAGTCCTGTCTATGAGAGCGTCAGTAATCATCAATATCCTTCAGGTATTGAATATTATCTGCCTCTTTTTTTTAATCAAACCGTCACCTTCTTTGATTATTTACCAGAGAATGCCAATATTTGCCTCATTCAAAATATACCTGAAGAAACTGAGCGATTCTGGCAGGAATTGAAATTGCGTTATGAGCAGCGCCGCTACGATATAAGCCGGCCTATACTTGCGCCTGAACAGGTTTTTATCAGCCCCACTGACCTACTCACCACTGTAAATACCTATAAGCAACTGCGGGCCTGGCAGCACCCCATTGACAGGAAAGGGGCTGTTTTTAATTTTCCCATTGCAGAAGCGCCCTCTCTCCCCATAGACCGCCAGTCACAGCAACCTTTGCATCGATTAAGGGAGTATCTTAGCCAGGCAGAACGCCGGCATCTGATTGTGGTGGAAAGTGCTGGCCGCCGGGAAGTACTTCTGGATTTACTAAGACAGACTGGTGTCACTGCAAATCCTCTGAGCGACTGGCAATCCTTTATCGACAGTGATGCCCTGATTACCATTACAACGGGTCCGCTTATTGAAGGTGCCGAGCTGTTAGATGCGCAAATGGCCATTATTGTTGAAGCGCAGCTCTTTGGCGAACAGGCCATTCCACAACGGAGGAGCACGCAAAAGACAGTTGATCCTGATTTGGTGATCAGGGATTTGGCGGAGTTACGCCTTCACGCGCCAGTCGTGCATATCCAGTTTGGGGTTGGCAGGTATCAGGGTCTTAAAACACTGGAAGCGAATGGCAGTATCAATGAGTTTCTGGTTTTATCTTATGCAGGCGATGACAAAATATATGTACCGGTGACCTCTTTACATCTGATTAGCCGTTATACAGGTATGGATAGCGAGCATGCACCCCTGCATAAATTAGGCAGTGATCAGTGGCAGAAAGAAAAGAAAAAAGCCACCGAAAAAATTCATGATGTAGCCATTGAGTTATTAGATGTCTATGCCAAGCGCGAAGCCCAGCCCGGCTTTGTTTATCAATTCGATTCCCATGATTATCAGCGCTTTGCCAGCGGATTCCCGTTTACTGAAACAACTGACCAGCTCAATGCAATTAATGCAATTATTCATGATATGCAGTCTCCAAGACCCATGGACAGGCTGATCTGCGGCGATGTGGGCTTTGGTAAAACAGAGGTTGCCATGAGGGCGGCATTCCTGGCTGTGCAAAATAGTAAACAGGTTTGTGTCCTTGTCCCCACTACGCTTTTGGCTGGTCAGCATTTTGAAAATTTCCGTGATCGCTTTGCAGATTTCCCCGTCAATATTGAATTGCTTTCCCGGTTTCGAAGCGGAAAAGAATCCAATCAGGTTATTGATGGATTGAAGTCCGGAAAAATTGATATTGTAATCGGCACTCATAAATTGTTTTCCAAAGGGATTGATTTTAAAAATCTTGGCTTGCTGATTATTGACGAAGAACACCGCTTCGGGGTTAAACAAAAAGAGCATATTAAATCACTTCGCACCCACATTGATATTTTATCGATGACAGCGACCCCCATTCCGCGAACATTAAATATGGCAATGGGAGGAATCAGGGATATTTCGCTAATCGCGACGCCGCCTGCCAAGCGCCTCGCTATTAAAACCTTCTGGCAGGAGAAGCAAAACACTGTCCTGCGTGAGGCTATCCTGCGGGAAATTTTGCGTGGTGGACAGGTCTATTTCCTGCACAATAATGTTCAGACGATTGACAATACTGCCCAGGAATTACAGGAAATGCTGCCTGAGGCGAAGGTACGTACAGCCCACGGTCAGATGAGGGAAAGGGAACTTGAAAAGATAATGTCTGATTTCTACCATCATCGATTCAATGTATTAGTATGCACAACAATTATCGAGACCGGAATCGATATCCCTACAGCCAATACCATTATCATCGATCGCGCCGACAAGTTCGGTTTAGCCCAACTGCATCAGCTGCGCGGCAGGGTTGGACGTTCACATCATCAAGCTTATGCCTATTTATTCACTCCCAATGAAAAACTGCTTACTCCTGATGCTGTAAAACGCCTGGAGGCCATTGTTTCCTTGGAGGATCTCGGTGCAGGGTTTACCCTGGCCACCCATGATCTGGAGATACGCGGCGCGGGTGAGCTATTGGGAGAAGAGCAAAGCGGTAATATGCAGGCTGTGGGTTTCCATCTATTTATGGAGATGCTGGATAAAGCAGTTCATGATCTGAAATCAGGCAAAACTCCTGAATTGGGCGGACCTTTGCAACAAGGTCCTGAGATTGATCTGCGTTTAAGCGCCATTCTGCCGGAAAAGTACATTGCTGATATCCACACCCGCCTGATTATGTATAAGCGGATTGCCAATGCAGGCGATAAAGAGCAATTAAGGGATCTGCAAATTGAAATGATAGACCGTTTTGGACTACTTCCTCCCCAGGCAAAATACTTATTAGGGGTGACTGAGCTCAAGCTTATGGCAGCCCAATTAGGCATTAATAAAATAAACGCGGCTCAGCAGCAGGGTAAAATTGAGTTTGGGGAAACTCCCCGGATCAATACGGGGGCACTTATTAATCTGATTCAGGTTCATTCCAAGCGCTATCAACTTGACGGCCCTTCAAAACTTAAGTTCACGCTGGATAGCCAAAGCCATGAGGAGCGGATCCTCGAAATAAAGAATTTGCTAGTGAAATTAAGCATAGAGGGAACGGTATAG
- a CDS encoding AMP-binding protein — translation MAAKGAGLSINQYLVDNERNFGDRIYLRQPRDNHWHEYSWKKTMEQARQVARFLQDSGLNRGDRVAIFSKNCAEWFIADFGIALAGMVSVPLFANQHRESIDFVLNHAGVKLVFIGKLDNYKTTKEYISSQFIRVSFNYHPKPEGCFAWDDVLKREPLEEIIFPEPEELFTIIYSSGTTGLPKGAVYTHQTISNYLALFPDDLASMRKLNHYHLISYLPLAHVYERTAIQLGSVSIPSDVSFVESLEKFAENLREIKPNLFTAVPRIWGVFQQKIEQKVPPEKLQMLLKIPILSYFIKKKIRRQLGLDRCYNCFSGASHLPASIIKFFDALDIPIQEGYGQTENLAYATVSRLEERRPCYVGSPRLEVEVKLGENEELLIKSPCLMKEYYDDPEASIRALSKDGWLCTGDIAEIDSSMRIKILGRLSENFKNQKGEFIAPTPIEERFGENGFIEQLCLVGRELPSNVLITTLNEAGLQKPREWIKAQLEKILHLVNRDLAGYEKISHIIISKYPWTAENGYLTPTLKVKRRTIEANYQPLIQRAIKQRQIVIWE, via the coding sequence ATGGCAGCTAAGGGTGCAGGATTATCAATTAATCAATATCTTGTCGACAATGAGAGGAATTTCGGCGATCGAATCTATCTTCGACAGCCGCGCGATAATCACTGGCATGAATACAGTTGGAAGAAAACGATGGAGCAGGCGCGCCAGGTTGCCCGCTTTTTGCAGGACAGTGGTTTAAATCGAGGCGATCGTGTCGCTATATTTTCAAAAAACTGTGCTGAGTGGTTTATCGCTGATTTTGGTATTGCCCTGGCAGGAATGGTCAGTGTACCTCTTTTTGCAAACCAGCATCGGGAAAGCATTGATTTCGTGTTAAACCACGCAGGAGTAAAGCTTGTTTTCATTGGCAAGCTTGATAATTATAAGACAACCAAAGAATATATTTCTTCTCAATTTATTCGGGTTTCTTTTAATTATCATCCTAAACCGGAGGGTTGTTTCGCCTGGGATGACGTATTAAAAAGAGAACCGTTAGAGGAAATCATTTTCCCTGAACCTGAAGAGTTGTTCACTATAATTTATTCCTCAGGCACAACGGGGCTGCCAAAGGGAGCGGTTTATACTCACCAGACCATCAGCAATTATCTTGCCCTTTTTCCCGACGATCTGGCAAGCATGAGAAAATTAAATCATTATCACCTGATTTCTTATTTGCCCTTGGCTCATGTTTATGAGCGCACGGCTATTCAGTTGGGCAGCGTTAGTATTCCAAGTGATGTGTCTTTTGTGGAAAGCCTTGAGAAGTTTGCTGAAAATCTACGTGAAATTAAACCGAACCTTTTTACTGCAGTGCCAAGGATCTGGGGTGTTTTTCAACAGAAAATTGAGCAAAAGGTGCCGCCTGAGAAATTGCAGATGCTATTGAAAATCCCGATACTTTCCTATTTTATCAAGAAAAAGATCAGGCGTCAGTTGGGACTGGATCGATGCTATAACTGTTTTTCCGGTGCTTCCCATTTACCGGCCTCAATCATCAAATTCTTTGATGCTTTGGATATCCCAATTCAAGAGGGCTATGGGCAAACTGAGAATCTTGCCTACGCTACGGTTTCAAGGCTCGAAGAAAGACGTCCCTGCTATGTAGGCAGTCCCCGATTAGAGGTTGAAGTGAAACTGGGAGAAAATGAAGAGCTATTAATTAAATCGCCTTGTCTAATGAAAGAATATTATGATGATCCAGAGGCAAGCATTCGGGCATTGTCAAAGGATGGCTGGCTGTGCACCGGTGATATTGCCGAGATAGACAGTTCAATGCGGATAAAAATTCTTGGACGCTTGTCTGAAAATTTTAAAAATCAGAAAGGGGAATTTATTGCTCCAACCCCCATCGAAGAACGCTTTGGAGAAAACGGCTTTATCGAACAATTATGTCTTGTTGGGAGAGAGCTGCCTAGCAATGTGCTAATTACCACATTGAATGAAGCAGGCCTGCAAAAGCCGCGGGAATGGATTAAGGCTCAATTGGAAAAGATATTGCATTTGGTAAATAGAGATCTGGCCGGTTATGAAAAAATTAGCCATATTATCATTAGCAAATATCCCTGGACGGCTGAGAACGGTTATCTGACCCCAACCTTGAAAGTGAAACGACGCACGATTGAGGCGAATTATCAGCCGCTCATACAGCGGGCAATCAAGCAGAGGCAAATAGTGATATGGGAATGA
- the tldD gene encoding metalloprotease TldD — translation MSQALAIAKELILKPASLDESTIAKLVHSIMGQHVDDADLYFESSSYESWYLEDSEVKSGSYSLDKGVGIRAVSGDKTGYAYCDDIILPALQRAADAARSIALVATNPVHAIHVSGAPVSRYAGINPIEGMSKQEKIALLEAIDKEARRLDPRVIQVNASLSGCYEVIMVAGIEGRMVADIRPLVSIHVSVLVEDKNGRRESARSGGGGRVPYSYFLEKDRALEYAREAVREALINLEAEDAPAGTMPVVLGPGWPGVLLHEAVGHGLEGDFNRKGLSAFSGKIGQQVAAKGVTVVDDGTLENRRGSLTMDDEGTPTQCTTLIEDGVLVNYMQDKLNAKLMGMKPTGNCRRESYAHVPMPRMTNTYMLAGQYDPQEIIKSVKRGLYAVNFGGGQVDITSGQFVFSASEAYLIEDGKITRPVKGATLIGNGPEVMKQISMIGNDLSLDSGIGVCGKEGQSVPVGVGQPTLKIDALTIGGTK, via the coding sequence ATGAGTCAGGCGCTGGCAATTGCCAAAGAATTAATTTTAAAACCTGCTTCTCTGGATGAATCAACTATCGCCAAGCTGGTTCATTCAATAATGGGTCAACATGTAGATGATGCAGACTTATATTTTGAAAGCAGCAGTTATGAGTCCTGGTATCTGGAGGATTCAGAAGTAAAAAGCGGTAGTTATTCACTCGATAAAGGGGTTGGAATCCGGGCAGTAAGCGGCGACAAAACGGGATATGCTTACTGCGATGATATTATTCTGCCTGCTTTACAGCGTGCTGCGGACGCAGCTCGTTCAATTGCGCTGGTGGCAACAAATCCCGTGCATGCGATTCATGTTTCCGGTGCGCCTGTAAGTCGTTATGCAGGAATTAATCCGATAGAAGGAATGAGTAAACAGGAAAAAATTGCATTACTAGAAGCGATTGACAAGGAAGCGCGCCGGCTTGATCCCCGAGTGATTCAGGTTAATGCATCCTTAAGCGGTTGTTATGAAGTGATAATGGTTGCTGGGATAGAAGGAAGAATGGTAGCGGATATCAGACCTTTGGTCAGTATACATGTCAGTGTTCTGGTTGAAGATAAAAATGGCCGGCGTGAAAGTGCACGCTCAGGGGGAGGGGGGCGAGTTCCCTATTCTTATTTCCTTGAGAAGGACAGGGCACTGGAATATGCGCGTGAGGCGGTGCGGGAGGCTTTGATTAACCTGGAGGCTGAAGATGCGCCCGCAGGGACCATGCCGGTAGTTCTTGGACCAGGATGGCCGGGAGTTCTTTTACATGAAGCAGTGGGACATGGCCTGGAAGGGGATTTCAACCGTAAAGGCCTATCGGCTTTTTCAGGGAAAATAGGTCAGCAGGTGGCTGCAAAAGGCGTGACTGTTGTTGACGATGGAACCCTGGAAAACCGCCGCGGATCGTTAACAATGGATGACGAGGGAACCCCCACCCAATGCACAACTCTCATTGAAGACGGCGTACTAGTGAATTATATGCAGGATAAATTGAATGCCAAATTGATGGGTATGAAACCCACCGGCAATTGCCGTCGAGAGTCCTATGCCCATGTGCCTATGCCTAGAATGACCAATACTTATATGTTAGCCGGCCAGTACGATCCCCAGGAAATTATCAAATCGGTCAAACGTGGATTGTATGCTGTGAATTTTGGCGGCGGCCAGGTGGATATCACTTCCGGGCAGTTTGTATTCTCTGCCAGTGAAGCGTATCTGATTGAAGATGGCAAAATTACCAGACCGGTGAAGGGAGCCACTTTAATCGGCAATGGCCCGGAGGTCATGAAACAAATCAGTATGATCGGTAATGATTTGTCGCTAGATAGCGGGATCGGGGTATGCGGCAAGGAGGGGCAATCAGTCCCGGTGGGGGTGGGTCAACCTACGCTAAAGATTGATGCCTTGACGATTGGCGGAACGAAGTAG
- a CDS encoding carbon-nitrogen hydrolase family protein has translation MSKAAVLQMVSTANVDENLRQVDTLLATARAQAVELVVLPENFVFMGLKETDKLHLAEPYLNGAIQDKISHYARKHGLWIIAGTIPVKGLHDDKVRSSSLVFDDKGRCAARYDKIHLFDVRVSDQEAHQESLTIERGSELIVVETPIGKIGLTVCYDLRFPELYQQLVMRGAELFTVPSAFTAITGLAHWEILLRARAIENLCYVLAANQGGAHQNGRQTYGHSMIIEPWGKILGQHDKNAGMVTAEIDLPRLHQLRRQFPCIEHHVLISN, from the coding sequence ATGTCCAAAGCTGCTGTATTACAAATGGTTTCTACCGCAAATGTTGATGAAAATCTGCGTCAGGTTGATACATTGCTGGCGACAGCGAGGGCACAGGCCGTTGAATTAGTGGTGCTTCCTGAAAACTTTGTATTTATGGGACTAAAAGAAACCGATAAGCTGCATTTGGCGGAGCCTTATCTCAATGGGGCGATTCAGGATAAAATCAGTCATTATGCCCGCAAACATGGACTTTGGATAATTGCCGGAACAATACCTGTAAAAGGTTTGCATGATGATAAAGTGCGTTCCTCAAGCCTGGTTTTTGATGATAAAGGACGGTGTGCTGCCCGCTATGACAAAATCCATTTGTTTGATGTCCGAGTTTCTGATCAGGAAGCCCATCAGGAATCCCTTACCATAGAAAGGGGAAGCGAGCTGATCGTAGTTGAAACGCCAATCGGAAAAATTGGCCTTACGGTTTGTTATGATTTGCGTTTTCCAGAATTATATCAACAATTAGTGATGAGAGGTGCAGAATTATTTACAGTCCCCTCAGCGTTTACTGCCATAACGGGACTTGCTCATTGGGAAATATTACTAAGGGCGCGCGCTATTGAAAACTTGTGTTATGTACTTGCTGCCAATCAGGGCGGGGCGCATCAAAATGGCAGGCAAACCTATGGTCATAGCATGATCATTGAGCCCTGGGGAAAAATTCTGGGCCAACACGATAAAAATGCGGGTATGGTGACTGCGGAAATCGATTTACCCCGGTTGCATCAGTTAAGACGGCAATTTCCATGTATTGAACACCACGTCTTGATTAGTAACTGA